One part of the Alistipes onderdonkii genome encodes these proteins:
- a CDS encoding alpha/beta fold hydrolase yields the protein MTEKFIMAGSTALHVCDSQVGDKCVVLLHGYLESALVWEDFVPYLYKEVRVVTLDLPGHGISVVTGEVHTMDFLADTVADALTALGIGRCTLVGHSMGGYVALAFCERHPGMLDGLVLLSSTPNPDTPEKAENRRREIVLVKAGKKDMLARVAPAAGFAEENRTRMQAYIEDLTEQVFLTEDEGIVALLGGMVTRKDQNAMLRSSDVPQLFILGKKDGYIPPEAAEKMVAEHPQAGVVWLEHSGHMGFLEEPETTARAILDFVKSEK from the coding sequence ATGACCGAAAAATTTATAATGGCAGGGTCTACGGCCCTGCATGTCTGCGATTCGCAGGTCGGTGACAAGTGTGTCGTGCTGCTGCACGGCTATCTCGAATCGGCATTGGTATGGGAGGATTTCGTCCCCTACCTATATAAAGAGGTACGCGTAGTGACGCTCGACCTGCCGGGTCACGGCATTTCGGTCGTCACAGGCGAAGTGCATACGATGGATTTCCTGGCCGACACGGTAGCCGACGCCCTCACGGCTCTGGGCATCGGGCGCTGTACGCTCGTAGGGCACTCCATGGGAGGCTACGTGGCACTGGCATTCTGCGAGCGTCATCCCGGGATGCTCGACGGGCTCGTCCTGCTCAGTTCCACCCCCAACCCCGATACTCCCGAAAAGGCCGAAAACCGCCGCAGGGAGATCGTCCTCGTAAAGGCAGGCAAGAAGGACATGCTCGCCCGGGTAGCTCCGGCAGCAGGCTTTGCCGAGGAGAACCGCACGCGGATGCAAGCGTATATCGAAGACCTGACCGAGCAGGTTTTCCTTACCGAAGACGAAGGGATCGTCGCACTGCTGGGAGGCATGGTCACCCGCAAAGACCAGAACGCGATGTTGCGCTCGTCGGATGTTCCGCAACTGTTCATCCTCGGAAAAAAGGATGGCTACATCCCGCCCGAGGCCGCCGAAAAGATGGTTGCCGAGCATCCCCAGGCCGGGGTCGTGTGGCTCGAACACTCGGGACACATGGGCTTCCTCGAAGAGCCGGAAACCACGGCCCGGGCGATCCTCGATTTCGTAAAGTCGGAAAAATAA
- a CDS encoding zinc finger domain-containing protein, translated as MIEIPESRTLAKQAADVLAGRTVTDVFNATHPHKFTWYTGDPAAYKELLAGKKVLSAAGYGAFADLLLEDKVHVALSDGVHMRYCPAGADIPPKYQLLITFDDDSFLVFTVAMYGGINAFRGKLDNPYYLGALSKPSPLDDRFDSAYFDRLVAGAKPNLSAKAFLATEQRIPGLGNGVLQDILFNARIHPKRKMAALGGRGLDALFGAVKSTLAEMAAAGGRDTEKDLFGNPGGYKVVLSKNTYTDPCPVCGGVIVKEAYLGGAVYYCPHCQPLK; from the coding sequence ATGATAGAGATACCCGAGTCCCGCACCTTGGCGAAGCAGGCGGCCGATGTATTGGCCGGCCGGACGGTTACCGATGTTTTCAACGCTACCCACCCGCATAAATTTACATGGTATACCGGTGACCCGGCTGCATACAAGGAGTTGCTCGCAGGAAAGAAAGTCCTGTCTGCCGCAGGCTACGGTGCATTTGCCGACTTGCTGTTGGAAGACAAGGTGCATGTTGCGCTTTCGGACGGGGTGCACATGCGTTACTGTCCGGCCGGTGCGGACATCCCGCCCAAATACCAGTTGCTGATAACATTCGATGATGACAGTTTCCTGGTCTTCACGGTGGCCATGTATGGCGGGATCAATGCTTTCCGGGGTAAACTGGACAATCCCTACTACCTTGGTGCCTTGTCGAAGCCTTCCCCGCTCGACGACCGGTTTGATTCCGCTTATTTCGACCGTTTGGTGGCCGGAGCCAAGCCTAATCTTTCCGCCAAAGCGTTCCTCGCCACGGAACAACGGATTCCCGGCTTGGGAAACGGCGTCCTGCAGGATATTCTTTTCAATGCACGGATCCATCCTAAACGGAAGATGGCTGCGTTGGGCGGGCGTGGGTTGGACGCGTTGTTCGGTGCAGTGAAATCTACGCTGGCGGAAATGGCGGCAGCAGGTGGCCGGGATACGGAAAAGGATCTTTTCGGCAATCCCGGCGGGTACAAGGTTGTGCTCTCGAAAAATACATATACGGATCCGTGCCCTGTATGCGGAGGTGTGATCGTCAAGGAAGCCTATCTGGGCGGGGCGGTTTACTATTGTCCGCATTGCCAGCCGTTGAAATAG